One segment of Dama dama isolate Ldn47 chromosome 15, ASM3311817v1, whole genome shotgun sequence DNA contains the following:
- the TEX36 gene encoding testis-expressed protein 36 codes for MVKGRRFNPPLDKDGRWFPHIGLTQKTPESITSMMLKESHSPRLSRQVEEKLPPIYKVREKQAVKNNFPFSDHDNRHSFQDSGFYLDSGLGRKKISPEKRQHVSRNFNLWACDYVPSCLDGFSNNQISYVYKEAVVVPIFRRFPRHHHEIWNTFKFMPQQSYTEFWKKNPKVRFLINRKTSSPLEP; via the exons ATGGTCAAAGGGAGACGCTTCAACCCACCCTTAGACAAGGACGGAAGATGG TTCCCTCACATTGGACTAACACAAAAGACGCCAGAATCCATCACAAGTATGATGTTGAAAGAGTCCCACAGTCCACGTTTATCTCGGCAAGTGGAGGAGAAACTTCCGCCGATCTACAAAGTGCGGGAGAAG CAAGCAGTAAAGAACAACTTCCCCTTCTCTGATCACGACAACCGTCACAGCTTTCAGGACTCTGGGTTCTACCTTGACTCG ggcttgggacgTAAGAAGATCTCCCCAGAAAAAAGGCAACACGTTTCAAGAAATTTCAATCTTTGGGCATGTGACTATGTTCCATCTTGTCTTGATGGCTTTTCAAATAACCAAATATCATATGtctataaggaagctgtggtggtCCCAATTTTCAGACGCTTTCCAAGACATCATCATGAGATATGGAACACTTTTAAATTTATGCCCCAGCAAAGCTATACAGAGTTTTGGAAAAAGAATCCAAAAGTAAGGTTCCTGATTAACAGAAAGACCAGTTCTCCACTGGAGCCATAA